A section of the Pseudanabaena mucicola str. Chao 1806 genome encodes:
- a CDS encoding alkene reductase — translation MSAPLLSSVKLGRYTLPNRIVMAPLTRNRAAAGNVPTVLNALHYEQRASAGLLITEATQICPEGLGYPNTPGIHSPEQVAGWKLVTEAVHAKGGKIFLQLWHVGRISHPDLQPDGKLPVAPSAIAPEGEAVTYTGLKPFVTPRALELSEIPQIIEQYRIGAKKALEAGFDGVEIHSANGYLLDQFLQNNTNHRTDIYGGSLENRARLLLEVTEAVTDVWGSDRVGLRLSPSGTFNSMYDSNRAEIFGYVVKELNRFNLAYLHLVAPRVEGFGTAENQPDLGADFFRPIYSGTIITAGGYSFETGNQAIASGSADLVAFGRLYIANPDLVERFAANAPLNKPDRNTFYGGDEKGYTDYPTWQAA, via the coding sequence ATGAGCGCACCTCTACTCTCTTCAGTTAAGCTAGGTCGTTATACATTGCCTAATCGGATCGTAATGGCTCCCTTGACGCGTAATCGGGCTGCTGCTGGTAACGTGCCAACGGTATTAAATGCATTACATTACGAACAACGTGCGTCAGCAGGATTATTAATTACCGAAGCGACACAGATTTGTCCCGAAGGCTTAGGCTACCCCAATACTCCAGGTATTCATTCGCCTGAGCAGGTTGCAGGTTGGAAACTAGTTACAGAGGCTGTCCATGCAAAGGGGGGCAAAATCTTCTTACAACTTTGGCACGTAGGCAGAATCTCGCATCCAGATTTACAACCTGATGGCAAATTGCCCGTTGCACCATCTGCGATCGCCCCAGAAGGTGAAGCCGTCACCTATACAGGTTTGAAGCCATTTGTGACACCTCGCGCCTTGGAATTATCAGAAATTCCTCAAATTATAGAGCAATATCGGATTGGGGCAAAGAAAGCTTTAGAAGCTGGATTTGATGGTGTCGAGATTCACAGTGCTAATGGCTATCTCCTTGATCAATTTTTGCAAAACAATACTAATCATCGTACTGATATCTATGGCGGCTCATTAGAGAATCGCGCTCGTCTATTGTTGGAAGTCACTGAGGCAGTAACAGATGTATGGGGTAGTGATCGCGTTGGGTTGAGACTATCTCCTAGTGGCACATTCAACAGTATGTATGATTCCAATCGTGCCGAAATCTTTGGCTATGTGGTCAAGGAATTGAATCGATTTAATCTTGCTTACCTGCATTTGGTCGCGCCTAGAGTCGAGGGATTTGGTACAGCCGAGAATCAACCCGACCTCGGTGCAGATTTCTTCAGACCTATTTACAGTGGCACGATTATTACCGCAGGTGGTTATAGCTTTGAAACTGGTAATCAAGCGATCGCCTCAGGTTCTGCTGATCTCGTTGCCTTTGGTCGTCTCTATATTGCTAATCCTGATCTCGTAGAACGTTTTGCAGCAAATGCACCATTGAATAAGCCCGATCGCAATACCTTCTACGGTGGTGATGAAAAAGGCTATACCGACTATCCCACTTGGCAAGCTGCCTAA
- a CDS encoding ArsR/SmtB family transcription factor: MRQYQHPDRENISLTGVLYALSDPTRLQIVKMLATQQEITCGEFCLEMSKSTQSHHFKVLRDMGIMYTRLEGTQHYNSLRREDLDARFPNLLDAVLNGIN, encoded by the coding sequence ATGCGTCAATATCAACATCCCGATCGCGAAAATATCTCTCTCACTGGAGTACTCTATGCCCTTAGCGATCCCACACGCCTCCAAATTGTGAAAATGCTAGCAACACAGCAAGAGATTACCTGTGGAGAATTCTGTTTGGAAATGAGTAAATCTACGCAGTCCCATCATTTCAAGGTGTTGCGCGATATGGGCATTATGTATACACGCCTAGAAGGAACCCAGCATTACAATTCCCTCCGTCGCGAAGATTTAGATGCGCGTTTTCCTAATTTATTAGATGCTGTGTTGAATGGCATAAATTAA
- a CDS encoding carbonic anhydrase, translating into MRKLLKGLHKFQSSYFPANQEIFEQLAEGQKPRVLFITCSDSRIVPHLITQSGVGELFVIRNAGNLVPPFGAANGGEGAAIEYAIHALGIEQVIICGHSNCGAMKGLLKLEKLRTEMPLVYEWLQHAESTRRLIQENYADTKGEELLAITMAENVVTQIENLKTYPVIRSKLHQNKMAIYGWIYDIETGEVLAYNPQTDEFEVPQTLLADFGGESNGNFVHTDAPPIPSAYQNTTPKSQTKNPGDLPSWMPREQADRIYRGSAR; encoded by the coding sequence ATGAGAAAGCTACTAAAGGGTTTACATAAGTTTCAATCGTCCTATTTCCCTGCCAACCAAGAAATTTTTGAACAACTCGCCGAAGGACAAAAACCGCGAGTATTGTTTATTACTTGCTCCGACTCGCGGATTGTGCCACATCTGATCACCCAGTCTGGTGTCGGTGAACTATTTGTGATCCGCAATGCAGGAAACTTAGTACCACCCTTTGGTGCTGCTAATGGCGGCGAAGGTGCAGCGATCGAATATGCCATTCATGCCCTTGGCATTGAACAGGTCATTATTTGTGGACATTCTAACTGCGGCGCGATGAAGGGCTTATTGAAGCTAGAAAAACTGAGAACTGAGATGCCTCTAGTCTATGAATGGCTACAACATGCTGAGTCAACCCGTCGCCTAATTCAGGAGAATTATGCTGATACCAAGGGTGAAGAATTGCTGGCAATCACAATGGCGGAGAATGTTGTCACTCAGATTGAGAATCTAAAAACCTATCCCGTCATTCGCTCAAAACTGCATCAAAACAAGATGGCAATTTATGGCTGGATCTATGATATTGAAACAGGCGAAGTCCTTGCCTACAATCCTCAAACCGACGAATTTGAAGTACCACAAACTCTGCTAGCAGATTTTGGTGGTGAGAGCAATGGTAATTTTGTGCATACTGATGCGCCACCAATTCCATCGGCTTACCAAAATACTACACCCAAAAGCCAAACTAAAAATCCTGGAGATTTACCTTCATGGATGCCCCGTGAGCAAGCTGATCGCATCTATCGTGGTTCCGCCAGATAA
- a CDS encoding SIMPL domain-containing protein, producing MRHLTTLVLSLALCVPSIAAIAPSVKAQESSTSIQALKNERVITVTGRGERSVKTTKARIQLGVTAEGKTAIAVQEEIGRQANSIVSRLQQLGVEKLQTTSIQLNPKYVYENNRQRQDGFTGQTSVSFVIEIDKAGTTLDAAVNSGANQIEQISFIATDAELNAAKQLALQDAVKDAQTVSNTVLGALGFTAKTIKTINVGESAIAYPVSQPRLAAFAKDANSVPILGGEQKVDASVTLQITY from the coding sequence ATGCGTCACTTAACGACATTGGTTTTGAGTCTTGCCTTGTGCGTTCCCTCGATCGCAGCAATCGCCCCTTCCGTAAAAGCTCAAGAAAGTTCAACAAGCATTCAAGCTCTTAAAAATGAACGTGTTATCACCGTCACAGGTCGAGGTGAAAGATCCGTCAAAACTACCAAAGCGAGAATTCAACTAGGAGTAACTGCTGAAGGTAAAACGGCGATCGCTGTGCAAGAGGAAATTGGTCGCCAAGCAAATAGCATTGTTTCGCGACTGCAACAACTAGGAGTTGAGAAGCTCCAAACTACGAGCATTCAACTTAATCCTAAATATGTCTATGAAAATAATCGCCAACGGCAAGATGGATTTACAGGACAAACTAGTGTCAGCTTTGTCATAGAAATTGATAAAGCGGGGACGACTCTTGATGCGGCAGTTAACTCAGGTGCAAATCAAATTGAGCAAATCTCCTTTATTGCTACGGATGCAGAGTTAAATGCTGCTAAACAACTCGCGCTTCAGGATGCGGTGAAAGATGCTCAAACAGTATCGAATACGGTTTTGGGGGCTTTAGGGTTTACCGCCAAAACTATTAAGACAATTAATGTTGGAGAATCAGCGATCGCTTATCCAGTTTCACAACCACGTCTAGCGGCTTTTGCCAAGGATGCTAACTCCGTACCGATTTTAGGTGGTGAACAGAAAGTTGATGCTTCCGTCACCTTACAAATTACCTACTAA